One window of Candidatus Nitrospira kreftii genomic DNA carries:
- a CDS encoding cysteine desulfurase (tRNA sulfurtransferase), PLP-dependent, which translates to MKLPIFLDNHSTTPMDPRVLETMLPYFVERFGNAASRNHAFGWAAEEAVELARKQIAKLINADGKEIVFTSGATESDNLALKGVLEMYREKGTHIITSSTEHRAVLDTAKSLEAKGLATVTYLPVDKYGMVNPQDVQNAITDKTILISIMLANNEIGTINPIQEIGKIAKAKGILFHCDATQGVGKIPVDVQAMGIDLMSFTSHKIYGPKGVGALYVRKRNPRVRIAAQMDGGGHERGMRSGTLPVPLIVGFGKACELCEQEMSTDAARLSKMRDRLQTDIMAALEESYLNGHPTNRLPGNLNISFAYVEGESLLMGMKDIALSSGSACTSATLEPSYVLRALGVGTELAHSSIRFGLGRFNTDEEIDYTIKKVIEIVTKLREMSPLYEMAKEGVDLKSMQWAAH; encoded by the coding sequence ATGAAGCTTCCCATTTTCCTCGACAACCATTCCACCACTCCTATGGATCCGCGAGTTCTGGAGACGATGCTGCCGTATTTCGTCGAGAGATTCGGCAACGCCGCCAGCCGCAACCACGCGTTCGGATGGGCCGCGGAAGAAGCCGTGGAGCTTGCTCGAAAACAGATTGCGAAGCTGATCAACGCCGACGGCAAAGAAATCGTCTTCACCAGCGGCGCCACTGAATCAGACAACCTGGCGCTGAAGGGTGTCCTAGAGATGTACAGGGAAAAAGGCACCCATATCATCACCTCCTCTACGGAGCATCGGGCCGTGCTCGATACAGCCAAGTCCCTTGAAGCCAAAGGACTGGCGACTGTAACGTATTTGCCGGTTGATAAATACGGCATGGTCAATCCGCAGGATGTGCAGAATGCCATCACCGACAAGACGATCTTGATCTCGATCATGCTGGCCAATAACGAAATCGGCACGATTAATCCCATCCAGGAGATCGGCAAGATCGCCAAAGCGAAAGGTATTCTCTTTCATTGTGATGCCACACAGGGTGTCGGCAAGATTCCCGTCGATGTACAAGCCATGGGCATTGATCTCATGTCTTTTACATCCCATAAGATCTATGGTCCTAAGGGAGTCGGTGCGCTCTATGTTAGAAAGCGAAACCCTCGTGTTCGGATCGCGGCCCAGATGGACGGGGGCGGACATGAGCGTGGGATGCGTTCCGGCACCCTGCCGGTCCCATTGATCGTCGGATTCGGAAAAGCTTGTGAGCTCTGTGAGCAGGAGATGTCCACGGATGCGGCCAGGCTGAGCAAGATGCGCGACCGCCTCCAGACCGACATTATGGCCGCCCTTGAAGAAAGCTACCTCAACGGCCATCCGACGAACCGTCTCCCGGGGAACCTCAACATTTCATTTGCCTATGTCGAAGGCGAGTCGTTACTCATGGGAATGAAGGACATCGCTCTTTCATCCGGTTCGGCCTGTACGTCCGCTACGCTGGAGCCCTCATATGTACTGCGGGCGCTCGGCGTCGGAACGGAGCTCGCCCACTCGTCAATCCGCTTCGGTTTGGGCCGCTTCAACACCGACGAAGAGATTGACTACACGATTAAAAAGGTTATTGAGATCGTCACTAAATTGCGGGAAATGTCCCCGCTCTATGAAATGGCAAAAGAAGGCGTGGACTTAAAATCCATGCAATGGGCAGCGCATTAA
- a CDS encoding hypothetical protein (conserved protein of unknown function) yields the protein MLKISKKADYALMALQHIASVQFGDITPGRVVNTKEIAEEYNIPLELLAKVLQVLSKNGLIESHNGPKGGYLLARSARQITIAQILESIEGPLGITDCSHEKEGEFCMQREHCNIRTPLLKVQDSIYQLLNNMTLGDMLGGTPLITIQSPATQGVE from the coding sequence ATGTTGAAGATTTCTAAAAAAGCTGATTATGCCCTCATGGCCTTACAGCATATCGCGTCGGTCCAGTTCGGCGATATCACTCCAGGCCGTGTGGTGAATACCAAAGAGATCGCTGAGGAATACAACATTCCCCTGGAGTTGTTGGCCAAGGTCCTCCAGGTTCTCTCAAAAAATGGCTTGATCGAAAGCCACAACGGCCCGAAGGGAGGCTATCTCCTGGCCCGAAGCGCCAGACAGATTACCATCGCGCAGATCCTGGAAAGTATCGAAGGTCCTCTAGGCATCACAGACTGCTCCCATGAAAAAGAGGGAGAATTCTGTATGCAGCGTGAGCATTGCAACATTCGCACACCGCTGTTGAAGGTCCAAGACAGCATCTATCAGTTACTGAACAACATGACGTTGGGAGATATGCTGGGTGGCACACCCTTGATTACGATTCAGTCTCCCGCGACACAAGGAGTCGAATGA
- a CDS encoding Ferredoxin, protein MGGTNPYIEKTDYELPKVSYTLTIIQPNGGSTTVTVDPEKLPYGETGLPGSILDIAMGHGVDLEHVCGGVCACSTCHVVVKQGLESCNEGTDDEYDQLDEAPMTTLQSRLGCQCVPNGTKDVVVEIPAVNKNLVRETH, encoded by the coding sequence ATGGGCGGGACTAACCCTTATATTGAAAAGACGGACTATGAGCTCCCAAAAGTTTCCTATACGCTCACAATTATTCAGCCGAACGGAGGCTCGACTACCGTCACCGTCGACCCAGAAAAGCTTCCCTATGGAGAGACCGGCCTTCCCGGCAGCATTCTGGACATAGCGATGGGGCATGGAGTGGATCTGGAGCATGTGTGTGGCGGAGTCTGCGCTTGTTCAACCTGCCATGTCGTCGTGAAGCAGGGGCTGGAATCTTGTAATGAAGGCACGGACGATGAGTACGATCAGTTGGATGAGGCGCCCATGACGACGCTCCAATCGCGCTTAGGATGCCAATGTGTCCCCAACGGGACGAAGGATGTCGTCGTAGAGATTCCCGCCGTCAACAAGAATCTTGTGAGAGAAACGCACTAA
- a CDS encoding putative Ferredoxin reductase — translation MAELTQPATVLSVTDLTPHVRQLVVKPKTTKISFQPGQWVSLKLPVGPKPPLNRAYSMADHSSPYGELTLVFDRVPSGLGSNYLYQLKSGDEISLSGPYGNFILPQILDRELVLIGRYTGLVPIRCFLKQVLVSKIHTPVLLIAVAPSEEESLFHQEWLTMAMQQPSFRYLPLVAQNGEAEAVEKTLTMLTPLIMGQPKAVPLLCGTKAFVRPLRAYFMEQGYDRKEVKVETYD, via the coding sequence ATGGCGGAACTGACGCAACCTGCTACAGTGCTTTCGGTGACCGACCTCACGCCTCACGTCCGCCAACTCGTGGTCAAACCCAAGACCACAAAAATTTCCTTTCAGCCTGGGCAGTGGGTCTCCCTCAAGCTTCCGGTAGGACCTAAGCCGCCACTCAATCGTGCGTACTCCATGGCCGACCACTCATCGCCGTATGGTGAGCTGACCCTGGTCTTCGATCGTGTTCCCAGCGGGCTTGGCTCCAATTATCTCTACCAATTGAAGTCGGGAGATGAAATCTCCCTCTCGGGCCCATATGGAAACTTCATCCTTCCTCAAATCCTCGATCGGGAATTAGTGCTCATTGGGCGTTATACCGGCCTTGTGCCGATCCGATGCTTCCTCAAGCAGGTACTTGTTTCAAAAATTCACACTCCGGTCCTGTTGATTGCGGTGGCCCCGAGCGAAGAAGAGAGCTTATTTCATCAGGAATGGCTCACCATGGCCATGCAGCAGCCCTCGTTCCGCTACCTTCCCCTGGTCGCTCAGAACGGCGAGGCGGAAGCCGTTGAGAAAACGCTGACGATGCTCACCCCACTGATCATGGGGCAGCCCAAAGCGGTGCCCTTGCTTTGCGGAACGAAAGCCTTTGTCCGTCCGCTCCGTGCATATTTTATGGAACAGGGTTACGACCGGAAGGAAGTGAAAGTCGAGACGTACGACTGA